A window of Primulina tabacum isolate GXHZ01 chromosome 4, ASM2559414v2, whole genome shotgun sequence contains these coding sequences:
- the LOC142541981 gene encoding uncharacterized protein LOC142541981, with amino-acid sequence MEHYRAQLIIGELEYNPKFEKTSKRLRKEARLQGKQPPPSSSPGLNVALESTDTEGESDLDLNIEKSESDEELMAEPAQRTLRELANPNVIQQPLCIQLPTTEANFELNSGLIHLLPTLRGLAGEDPHKHLKEFHIVCTTMKPQGITEEQISLRAFPFSLADKAKDWLYYLPSGTITTWDNMKQQFLEKFFPASRAANIRKDICGIRQLQGETLYEYWERFKKLCASFPQQQIPEQLLVQYFYEGLSHFDRNMIDAASGGALVNKTPQEARALISNMAANAQQFGTRQDNTPRQVNEVSANPIDQKLDFLTSLLEKLAVGQDGKITRISAIGIKEVNMDIHDKIITNIHHLRKPLTQETRASIHNLSTQVGQLATAIHKLETQNLGNLPSQTVVNQRENVSAITLRNCKELDVQEIGVQAPAKQKEDNEIKVDDKIINQNDAPKGKFSPPFEYKTIPTFPLAFNRKCESIKELNDTLRRGERNKLKGCEREKVGEHVSAVIQKTIPIKCSDPGMFSIPCIIGDTRLERAMLDLGASINVMPDSVYNYLELGPLTETDIVIQLADRSTVYPRGVIEDVLVKR; translated from the exons atggaacacTATCGTGCCCAGTTGATTATTG GTGAACTCGAATATAATCCAAAATTCGAGAAGACATCGAAAAGATTGAGAAAAGAAGCAAGGCTACAGGGAAAACAACCACCACCATCATCATCCCCTGGTTTAAACGTAGCGTTGGAGTCAACTGACACTGAAGGAGAGTCCGATCTTGATCTGAACATTGAAAAAAGTGAGAGTGATGAAGAATTAATGGCAGAACCAGCTCAAAGAACCCTCAGGGAGTTAGCTAATCCTAATGTTATTCAGCAGCCATTATGCATTCAACTCCCTACTACTGAAGCTAATTTTGAATTAAACTCGGGTTTGATTCATTTATTGCCTACTTTACGTGGCCTTGCAGGGGAAGATCCTCACAAACAtctgaaagagtttcatattgTGTGCACAACCATGAAACCACAAGGTATTACTGAGGAGCAAATATCATTGCGAGCTTTTCCATTCTCTTTAGCCGACAAAGCTAAGGATTGGCTCTATTACTTGCCCTCTGGGACGATAACAACTTGGGACAATatgaaacaacaatttttggagAAGTTCTTCCCAGCTTCACGTGCAGCAAATATCAGGAAGGACATTTGTGGGATTAGACAGCTGCAAGGGGAGACTTTATATGAATATTGGGAGAGATTTAAGAAATTATGTGCCAGTTTTCCTCAACAGCAGATTCCAGAACAGCTCCTAGTCCAATATTTCTACGAGGGTCTCTCACATTTTGATAGGAACATGATTGATGCTGCAAGTGGAGGTGCGTTGGTAAACAAAACACCTCAAGAGGCACGAGCGCTAATCTCCAACATGGCTGCCAATGCACAACAATTTGGGACTAGGCAAGATAACACTCCACGACAAGTCAATGAGGTAAGCGCTAATCCTATCGACCAAAAGTTAGATTTTTTGACATCTCTTTTGGAAAAGTTGGCTGTAGGACAG GATGGAAAGATCACCCGAATTTCAGCTATAGGAATCAAGGAGGTGAACATGGATATCCACGACAAAATTATCACAAACATCCATCACCTGCGCAAGCCTCTAACTCAG GAAACGAGGGCTAGCATTCATAATTTGAGCACTCAAGTGGGACAGTTGGCGACCGCAATTCACAAGTTGGAAACACAAAATTTAGGTAATCTACCTTCTCAGACAGTGGTGAATCAAAGAGAGAATGTGAGTGCAATTACTTTGAGAAATTGTAAAGAATTGGATGTTCAAGAAATTGGGGTACAAGCACCAGCCAAGCAAAAGGAAGATAATGAGATAAAAGTTGAtgataaaataatcaatcaaaatGATGCTCCGAAAGGTAAGTTTTCTCCTCCATTTGAGTATAAAACTATTCCCACATTCCCTCTTGCATTTAATAGAAAATGTGAAAGTATTAAGGAGTTGAATGACACTTTACGTAGAGGCGAG AGAAATAAGTTGAAGGGTTGTGAAAGAGAAAAGGTAGGAGAACATGTTTCTGCTGTTATTCAAAAAACTATTCCTATCAAATGCAGTGATCCAGGTATGTTTTCTATCCCTTGTATTATTGGCGATACTAGACTTGAAAGGGCTATGTTGGATTTAGGTGCTTCTATCAATGTCATGCCTGATTCTGtttataattatttggaacTTGGACCTCTGACTGAAACCGACATTGTGATCCAGTTGGCTGATAGGTCCACTGTTTATCCTAGAGGTGTAATTGAAGATGTTCTTGTGAAACGTTGA